Proteins encoded by one window of Enterobacter hormaechei subsp. xiangfangensis:
- the malF gene encoding maltose ABC transporter permease MalF → MDVIKKKHWWQSDALKWSVIGLLCLLVGYLVVLMYVQGEYLFAIMTLILSSVGLYIFANRKAYAWRYVYPGVAGMGLFVLFPLICTIAIAFTNYSSTNQLAQERATQVLLDRSYQAGKTFNFGLYPAGDEWKLALTDGESGKTYLSDAFKFGGEQKLALKEAAALPEGERANLRIITQNRQALTQLTAVLPDESKVIMSSLRQFSGTQPLYTLADDGTLTNNQSGVKYRPNNDIGFYQSVNADGSWGDDKLSPGYTVTIGWDNFTRVFTDEGIQKPFFAIFVWTVVFSVLTVILTVAVGMVLACLVQWESLKGKAIYRVLLILPYAVPSFISILIFKGLFNQSFGEINMMLSALFGIKPAWFSDPTTARSMIIIVNTWLGYPYMMILCMGLLKAIPDDLYEASAMDGAGPFQNFFKITLPLLIKPLTPLMIASFAFNFNNFVLIQLLTNGGPDRLGTTTPAGYTDLLVSYTYRIAFEGGGGQDFGLAAAIATLIFLLVGALAIVNLKATRMKFD, encoded by the coding sequence ATGGATGTCATTAAAAAGAAACACTGGTGGCAAAGCGACGCACTGAAGTGGTCAGTGATAGGTCTGCTGTGTCTGCTGGTGGGTTACCTTGTTGTTTTAATGTACGTGCAAGGGGAATACCTATTCGCCATCATGACGCTGATTTTAAGCTCGGTTGGCCTGTATATTTTCGCCAACCGTAAAGCGTATGCCTGGCGCTATGTTTACCCGGGCGTTGCCGGGATGGGGCTGTTTGTCCTCTTTCCGCTGATCTGCACCATCGCGATTGCCTTTACCAACTACAGCAGCACCAACCAGCTCGCGCAGGAGCGTGCCACCCAGGTGCTTCTGGACCGTTCTTATCAGGCGGGTAAAACCTTTAACTTCGGCCTGTATCCTGCGGGTGATGAGTGGAAGTTAGCGCTCACTGACGGTGAGAGCGGCAAAACCTATCTTTCCGACGCGTTCAAATTTGGCGGTGAGCAGAAGCTGGCCTTAAAAGAGGCTGCGGCCCTGCCGGAAGGTGAACGTGCCAACCTGCGTATCATCACCCAGAATCGCCAGGCACTGACCCAGCTCACCGCCGTACTGCCAGACGAAAGCAAAGTGATCATGAGCTCGCTGCGCCAGTTCTCCGGCACCCAACCGCTCTATACCCTGGCGGATGACGGCACGCTGACCAACAACCAGAGCGGCGTGAAGTACCGCCCGAACAACGATATCGGTTTCTATCAGTCTGTGAATGCCGACGGCAGCTGGGGCGACGACAAACTCAGCCCGGGCTATACCGTCACCATCGGCTGGGACAACTTCACCCGCGTATTTACCGACGAAGGCATCCAGAAACCGTTCTTCGCCATCTTCGTCTGGACGGTGGTCTTCTCGGTGCTGACCGTGATCCTGACCGTGGCCGTGGGCATGGTGCTGGCCTGCCTCGTGCAGTGGGAGTCCCTGAAAGGCAAAGCGATTTACCGCGTGCTGCTGATTCTGCCGTACGCCGTGCCGTCGTTTATCTCGATTCTGATTTTCAAAGGGCTGTTTAACCAGAGCTTCGGTGAAATCAACATGATGCTGAGCGCGCTGTTCGGTATCAAACCGGCCTGGTTCAGCGACCCGACCACCGCTCGCTCGATGATTATCATCGTGAACACCTGGCTGGGCTATCCGTACATGATGATCCTGTGCATGGGGCTGCTGAAGGCCATCCCGGACGACCTTTACGAAGCCTCGGCGATGGACGGCGCGGGTCCGTTCCAGAACTTCTTCAAAATTACCCTGCCGCTGCTCATTAAGCCGCTGACGCCGCTGATGATCGCCAGCTTCGCCTTTAACTTTAACAACTTCGTGCTGATTCAGCTGTTGACCAACGGTGGTCCGGACCGTCTCGGTACGACTACGCCAGCAGGCTATACCGACCTGCTCGTGAGCTACACCTACCGCATCGCCTTCGAGGGCGGCGGCGGTCAGGACTTCGGCCTGGCGGCGGCGATTGCCACCCTGATCTTCCTGCTGGTTGGCGCCCTGGCGATTGTGAACCTGAAAGCCACACGTATGAAATTTGACTAA
- the malG gene encoding maltose ABC transporter permease MalG codes for MAMVQPKSQKLRLLATHLGLLIFIAAIMFPLLMVIAISLRSGNFATGSLIPDEISWEHWKLALGFSVEHADGRVTPPPFPVLLWLWNSVKVATITAIGIVTLSTTCAYAFARMRFPGKATLLKGMLIFQMFPAVLSLVALYALFDRLGQYVPFIGLNTHGGVIFAYLGGIALHVWTIKGYFETIDGSLEEAAALDGATPWQAFRLVLLPLSVPILAVVFILSFIAAITEVPVASLLLRDVNSYTLAVGMQQYLNPQNYLWGDFAAAAVLSAIPITVVFLLAQRWLVNGLTAGGVKG; via the coding sequence ATGGCAATGGTACAACCCAAATCTCAGAAACTGCGCCTCCTCGCGACGCACTTAGGCCTGCTGATTTTCATCGCGGCGATCATGTTCCCGCTGCTGATGGTTATCGCCATATCCCTGCGTTCGGGGAACTTCGCCACCGGGAGCCTGATCCCGGACGAAATCTCCTGGGAGCACTGGAAGCTCGCGCTGGGCTTCAGCGTGGAACACGCGGATGGCCGCGTCACGCCGCCGCCGTTCCCGGTGCTGCTGTGGCTGTGGAACTCGGTGAAGGTGGCAACCATCACAGCCATCGGCATCGTGACGCTCTCCACCACCTGTGCTTACGCCTTCGCCCGTATGCGTTTTCCGGGCAAAGCGACCCTGCTGAAAGGGATGCTGATTTTCCAGATGTTCCCGGCCGTACTGTCGCTGGTGGCGTTATATGCCTTGTTTGACCGTCTGGGCCAGTACGTGCCGTTCATTGGCCTGAACACTCACGGCGGCGTGATCTTCGCCTATCTCGGCGGTATCGCCCTGCACGTGTGGACCATTAAAGGCTATTTCGAAACCATCGACGGCTCGCTGGAAGAAGCGGCGGCACTGGATGGCGCGACACCGTGGCAGGCGTTCCGCCTGGTGCTGCTGCCGTTGTCGGTGCCGATTCTGGCGGTGGTGTTTATTCTGTCGTTTATCGCGGCGATCACCGAAGTACCGGTCGCCTCTCTGTTACTGCGCGATGTAAACAGCTACACCCTGGCCGTCGGTATGCAGCAGTATCTCAACCCGCAAAACTACCTGTGGGGCGACTTTGCCGCGGCGGCCGTCCTCTCTGCCATCCCGATTACCGTGGTGTTCCTGCTGGCCCAGCGCTGGCTGGTCAACGGCCTGACGGCGGGCGGTGTGAAAGGTTAA
- the psiE gene encoding phosphate-starvation-inducible protein PsiE has translation MTSLTRPRVEFISTILQTVLNLGLLSLGLILVVFLGKETVHLADVLFAPEQTSKYALVEGLVVYFLYFEFIALIVKYFQSGFHFPLRYFVYIGITAIVRLIIVDHKSPLDVLIYSAAILLLVITLWLCNSKRLKRE, from the coding sequence ATGACATCCCTGACTCGTCCGCGCGTTGAGTTTATCTCAACGATACTCCAGACCGTACTGAACCTCGGTCTGCTGAGCCTTGGCCTGATCCTGGTCGTTTTTCTGGGTAAAGAGACGGTGCATCTGGCGGATGTGCTCTTTGCTCCTGAGCAAACCAGCAAATACGCACTGGTGGAAGGCCTGGTGGTCTACTTTCTCTACTTTGAATTTATCGCCCTGATTGTGAAGTACTTTCAGTCCGGCTTTCACTTCCCGCTGCGCTATTTTGTCTACATTGGCATCACCGCCATTGTGCGGCTGATCATCGTCGATCATAAATCCCCGCTCGACGTGCTGATCTACTCGGCGGCGATCCTGCTGCTGGTGATCACCCTCTGGCTGTGCAACTCAAAGCGGCTAAAACGCGAATAA
- a CDS encoding capsule biosynthesis GfcC D2 domain-containing protein, with protein MKMFIHIALLASLASPLAWSAGTVQVYTPDSEKPKTLTNAGHLLDLVGQPRLAKSWWAGAVISERQATIVAEQKHQALLARLSGLAQQEDADDAAAITSLRQQLQAVKVTGRQKVNLDPDEVRVAENGNPSLEGDYTLWLPAQPSTVTVMGLLSSPGKKPFTPGRDVASYLDEQSLLSGADKSYAWVVYPDGHTQKAPVAYWNKRHIEPMPGSIIFVGFADHFWTKAYDGLNADILRSLIQRIPE; from the coding sequence ATGAAAATGTTCATCCACATTGCGCTTCTCGCCAGCCTGGCCTCGCCGCTGGCGTGGTCTGCGGGAACGGTACAGGTCTACACCCCGGACAGCGAAAAACCTAAAACCTTAACCAATGCCGGGCATCTGCTCGATCTGGTGGGGCAGCCGAGGCTGGCGAAAAGCTGGTGGGCCGGGGCGGTTATCAGCGAGCGTCAGGCGACGATTGTAGCGGAACAAAAACATCAGGCGCTGCTCGCCCGACTGAGCGGGCTGGCACAACAGGAAGATGCCGACGATGCCGCGGCTATTACTAGCCTGCGTCAGCAGCTTCAGGCGGTTAAGGTGACGGGGCGCCAGAAGGTGAATCTCGATCCCGACGAAGTGCGTGTCGCGGAAAACGGCAATCCGTCGCTGGAAGGGGACTATACCCTGTGGCTTCCGGCTCAGCCTTCCACCGTCACCGTGATGGGGCTTCTCAGCAGCCCTGGCAAAAAGCCGTTTACGCCGGGCCGGGACGTGGCGAGCTATCTCGACGAGCAAAGTCTGCTCAGCGGAGCGGATAAAAGCTATGCCTGGGTGGTCTATCCGGACGGGCATACGCAGAAAGCGCCGGTGGCTTACTGGAATAAACGCCATATCGAACCTATGCCGGGCAGCATCATTTTTGTCGGTTTTGCCGACCATTTCTGGACGAAAGCGTATGACGGGCTTAATGCCGATATCCTTCGCTCCCTGATACAGCGGATACCGGAATAA
- the malK gene encoding maltose/maltodextrin ABC transporter ATP-binding protein MalK — MASVQLRNVTKAWGDVVVSKDINLDIHEGEFVVFVGPSGCGKSTLLRMIAGLETITSGDLFIGDTRMNDIPPAERGVGMVFQSYALYPHLSVAENMSFGLKLAGAKKETINQRVTQVAEVLQLAHLLERKPKALSGGQRQRVAIGRTLVAEPRVFLLDEPLSNLDAALRVQMRIEISRLHKRLGRTMIYVTHDQVEAMTLADKIVVLDAGRVAQVGKPLELYHYPADRFVAGFIGSPKMNFLPVKVTATAIEQVQVELPNRQQVWLPVDSANVQVGANMSLGIRPEHLLPSHIADVTLEGEVQVVEQLGHETQIHIQIPAIRQNLVYRQNDVVLVEEGATFAIGLPPERCHLFREDGTACRRLHKEPGV; from the coding sequence ATGGCGAGCGTACAGCTGCGTAATGTAACGAAAGCCTGGGGCGACGTAGTGGTGTCAAAAGACATCAATCTGGACATCCACGAAGGTGAATTTGTGGTGTTCGTGGGTCCATCAGGCTGTGGTAAATCGACTCTGCTGCGTATGATTGCCGGTCTTGAAACCATCACCAGTGGCGATTTATTTATTGGTGATACCCGAATGAACGACATCCCGCCAGCTGAACGCGGCGTGGGCATGGTGTTCCAGTCTTATGCGCTTTATCCGCATCTTTCCGTTGCCGAGAACATGTCCTTTGGCCTGAAGCTGGCCGGCGCGAAAAAAGAGACCATTAACCAGCGCGTCACCCAGGTGGCGGAAGTGCTTCAGCTGGCACATCTGCTGGAGCGTAAACCGAAGGCGCTCTCCGGTGGTCAGCGTCAGCGTGTGGCGATCGGCCGTACGCTGGTGGCCGAGCCGCGCGTGTTCCTGCTCGATGAACCTCTCTCTAACCTGGATGCCGCCCTGCGCGTCCAGATGCGTATCGAAATCTCCCGTCTGCACAAACGCCTTGGACGCACGATGATTTACGTCACCCACGATCAGGTCGAAGCGATGACGCTGGCCGACAAAATCGTGGTGCTGGATGCCGGTCGCGTGGCGCAGGTGGGCAAACCGCTGGAGCTGTATCACTACCCGGCAGACCGCTTTGTTGCGGGCTTTATTGGCTCGCCAAAGATGAACTTCCTGCCCGTAAAAGTGACCGCGACGGCAATCGAACAGGTACAGGTGGAGCTGCCAAACCGTCAGCAAGTCTGGCTGCCGGTCGACAGCGCCAACGTACAGGTGGGGGCCAATATGTCCCTCGGTATCCGTCCTGAGCATCTACTGCCAAGCCACATTGCGGATGTGACGCTGGAAGGTGAAGTTCAGGTCGTCGAACAGCTTGGTCACGAAACACAGATTCATATCCAGATCCCCGCCATCCGTCAGAACCTGGTCTACCGCCAGAATGACGTGGTGTTGGTAGAAGAGGGTGCCACATTCGCTATCGGTTTGCCGCCAGAGCGTTGCCATCTGTTCCGTGAGGATGGCACTGCATGTCGTCGGTTGCACAAAGAGCCAGGCGTTTAA
- the pgi gene encoding glucose-6-phosphate isomerase, with amino-acid sequence MKNINPTQTAAWQALQKHFDEMKDVTIADLFAKDADRFSKFSATFDDLMLVDFSKNRITEETLAKLQDLAKETELADAIKSMFSGEKINRTEDRAVLHVALRNRSNTPIIVDGKDVMPEVNAVLEKMKTFSEAIISGSWKGYTGKAITDVVNIGIGGSDLGPFMVTEALRPYKNHLNMHFVSNVDGTHIAEVLKKVNPETTLFLVASKTFTTQETMTNAHSARDWFLKTAGDEKHVAKHFAALSTNGKAVGEFGIDTANMFEFWDWVGGRYSLWSAIGLSIILSVGFDNFVELLSGAHAMDKHFSTTAPEKNLPVLLALIGIWYNNFFGAETEAILPYDQYMHRFAAYFQQGNMESNGKYVDRNGNAVDYQTGPIIWGEPGTNGQHAFYQLIHQGTKMVPCDFIAPAITHNPLSDHHPKLLSNFFAQTEALAFGKSREVVEQEYRDQGKDPATLEHVVPFKVFEGNRPTNSILLREITPFSLGALIALYEHKIFTQGAILNIFTFDQWGVELGKQLANRILPELGDDKAIDSHDSSTNGLINRYKAWRA; translated from the coding sequence ATGAAAAACATCAACCCAACGCAGACCGCTGCATGGCAGGCACTACAGAAACATTTTGATGAAATGAAAGACGTCACCATCGCGGATCTGTTCGCGAAAGATGCCGATCGTTTCAGCAAGTTTTCCGCCACCTTCGATGACCTGATGCTGGTGGATTTCTCCAAGAACCGTATCACCGAAGAGACGCTGGCGAAGCTGCAAGATCTGGCGAAGGAGACTGAGCTGGCAGATGCCATCAAATCCATGTTCTCCGGTGAGAAGATCAACCGCACCGAAGACCGTGCCGTGCTGCACGTGGCGCTGCGCAACCGTAGCAATACTCCAATTATCGTTGACGGCAAAGATGTGATGCCGGAAGTGAACGCGGTGCTGGAAAAGATGAAAACCTTCTCCGAAGCGATCATCTCAGGTAGCTGGAAAGGCTACACCGGCAAAGCGATCACCGACGTCGTAAACATCGGTATCGGCGGCTCTGACCTCGGCCCGTTCATGGTGACCGAGGCGCTGCGCCCGTACAAAAACCACCTCAACATGCACTTCGTGTCCAACGTCGATGGGACCCACATCGCTGAAGTGCTGAAAAAGGTGAACCCGGAAACCACGCTGTTCCTGGTGGCGTCTAAAACCTTCACCACTCAGGAAACCATGACCAACGCCCACAGCGCGCGCGACTGGTTCCTGAAAACCGCGGGTGACGAAAAGCACGTGGCGAAACACTTCGCGGCGCTGTCCACCAACGGTAAAGCGGTGGGTGAGTTCGGCATTGATACGGCGAACATGTTCGAGTTCTGGGACTGGGTTGGCGGCCGCTACTCTCTGTGGTCTGCAATCGGCCTGTCCATCATTCTGTCCGTCGGCTTCGACAATTTCGTTGAGCTGCTCTCCGGTGCGCACGCGATGGACAAACACTTCTCCACCACCGCGCCTGAGAAAAACCTGCCGGTACTGCTGGCGCTGATCGGGATCTGGTACAACAACTTCTTCGGCGCTGAAACCGAAGCGATTCTGCCGTACGACCAGTACATGCACCGCTTTGCGGCCTACTTCCAGCAGGGCAACATGGAATCCAACGGCAAGTACGTTGACCGTAACGGCAACGCGGTGGATTACCAGACTGGCCCAATCATCTGGGGCGAGCCGGGCACCAACGGTCAGCACGCGTTCTACCAGCTGATCCACCAGGGCACCAAAATGGTACCGTGCGATTTCATCGCCCCGGCGATTACGCACAACCCGCTGTCCGACCACCATCCGAAGCTGCTGTCTAACTTCTTCGCCCAGACCGAAGCGCTGGCGTTCGGTAAATCCCGCGAGGTGGTTGAGCAGGAGTACCGTGATCAGGGTAAAGATCCGGCAACGCTGGAGCACGTGGTGCCGTTTAAAGTGTTCGAAGGCAACCGTCCAACTAACTCCATCCTGCTGCGCGAAATCACGCCGTTCAGCCTGGGGGCGCTGATTGCCCTCTACGAGCACAAAATCTTCACTCAGGGCGCTATTCTGAACATCTTCACCTTTGACCAGTGGGGCGTAGAGCTGGGCAAACAGCTGGCAAACCGCATTCTGCCAGAGCTGGGTGACGATAAAGCGATCGACAGCCACGACAGCTCCACCAATGGTCTGATTAACCGTTATAAAGCCTGGCGTGCGTAA
- a CDS encoding YjbH domain-containing protein, translating to MKKTYLYSMLALCVSAACHAETYPAPIGPSQSDFGGVGLLQTPTARMAREGEISLNYRDNDQYRYYSASVQLFPWLETTLRYTDVRTKQYSSVDAFSGDQTYKDKAFDVKLRLWEESYWMPQVSVGAKDIGGTGLFDAEYIVASKAWGPFDFSLGLGWGYLGTSGNVKNPFCSYSDKYCYRDNSYQKAGSINGDQMFHGPASLFGGVEYQTPWQPLRLKLEYEGNNYSEDFAGKIEQKSKFNVGAIYRVTDWADVNLSYERGNTLMFGFTLRTNFNDMRPHYNDNPRPKYQPEPQDAIIQHSVVANQLTLLKYNAGLADPKIQTKGDTLYVTGEQVKYRDSREGIERANRIVMNDLPEGIRTIRVTENRLNLPQVTTETDVASLKRHLEGEPLGHETELVQKRVEPVVPETTEQGWYIDKSRFDFHIDPVLNQSVGGPENFYMYQLGAMATADLWVTDHLLTTGSLFGNIANNYDKFNYTNPPNDSKLPRVRTRVREYVQNDIYVNNLQANYFQYFGNGFYGQVYGGYLETMFGGAGAEVLYRPVDSNWAFGVDANYVKQRDWRSAQDMMKFTDYSVKTGHLTAYWTPSFAQDVLVKASVGQYLAGDKGGTLDISKHFDSGVVVGGYATITNVSPDEYGEGDFTKGVYVSIPLDLFSSGPTRSRAAVGWTPLTRDGGQQLGRKFQLYDMTSDKNINFR from the coding sequence ATGAAAAAAACCTATCTCTACAGCATGCTTGCACTGTGCGTGAGTGCCGCCTGTCATGCAGAAACGTATCCGGCACCCATCGGCCCGTCGCAGTCCGATTTTGGCGGCGTGGGCTTACTGCAAACCCCAACCGCGCGTATGGCCCGCGAGGGGGAAATCAGCCTTAACTATCGCGATAACGATCAGTACCGTTACTACTCTGCGTCCGTACAGCTGTTCCCCTGGCTGGAGACCACGCTGCGCTACACCGACGTGCGTACAAAACAGTACAGCAGCGTAGACGCTTTCTCCGGCGATCAGACCTACAAAGACAAAGCCTTCGACGTGAAGCTGCGTCTGTGGGAAGAGAGTTACTGGATGCCGCAGGTCTCCGTTGGTGCGAAAGACATTGGCGGGACCGGCCTGTTTGACGCGGAATACATCGTGGCCAGCAAAGCCTGGGGACCGTTTGATTTCTCACTCGGTCTGGGATGGGGCTATCTGGGTACCAGCGGCAACGTCAAAAATCCGTTCTGCTCCTACAGTGATAAATACTGCTACCGTGATAACAGCTACCAGAAAGCGGGCTCCATCAACGGCGACCAGATGTTCCACGGCCCGGCCTCGCTGTTTGGTGGTGTAGAGTATCAAACGCCATGGCAGCCGCTGCGCCTGAAGCTGGAGTACGAAGGTAATAACTACAGCGAAGATTTTGCCGGCAAAATTGAGCAGAAGAGCAAGTTTAACGTCGGCGCCATTTACCGCGTCACCGACTGGGCCGACGTTAACCTCAGCTATGAGCGCGGTAATACCCTGATGTTTGGCTTTACCCTGCGCACTAACTTTAACGACATGCGGCCGCACTATAATGACAACCCGCGGCCAAAATATCAGCCGGAGCCGCAGGATGCGATCATTCAGCACTCCGTGGTAGCGAACCAGCTGACGCTGCTGAAATATAACGCGGGCCTGGCGGATCCGAAGATCCAGACCAAAGGCGATACGCTGTATGTTACCGGCGAGCAGGTGAAATACCGCGACTCCCGCGAAGGGATCGAGCGCGCCAACCGGATCGTCATGAACGATCTGCCGGAGGGGATCCGCACGATCCGCGTGACGGAGAACCGCCTGAATCTGCCGCAGGTCACCACCGAAACCGATGTTGCCAGCCTTAAGCGTCATCTTGAAGGCGAACCGCTCGGGCATGAAACCGAGCTGGTGCAAAAACGCGTTGAGCCGGTGGTGCCGGAAACCACCGAGCAGGGCTGGTATATCGATAAATCGCGCTTCGATTTCCATATCGATCCGGTGCTGAACCAGTCCGTGGGTGGGCCGGAAAACTTCTATATGTATCAGCTGGGCGCGATGGCGACGGCGGATCTGTGGGTGACCGACCACCTGTTGACCACCGGTAGTCTGTTCGGCAACATTGCCAACAACTACGACAAATTTAACTACACCAACCCGCCGAACGATTCAAAACTGCCGCGCGTGCGTACCCGCGTTCGTGAATATGTGCAGAACGATATCTACGTGAATAACCTCCAGGCCAACTACTTCCAGTATTTCGGCAACGGCTTCTACGGCCAGGTTTACGGTGGCTATCTGGAAACCATGTTCGGCGGCGCCGGGGCAGAAGTGCTTTATCGTCCTGTCGACAGCAACTGGGCGTTTGGGGTTGATGCCAACTACGTGAAACAGCGTGACTGGCGCAGCGCGCAGGACATGATGAAGTTCACCGACTACAGCGTCAAAACCGGCCACCTGACCGCCTACTGGACGCCGTCGTTCGCGCAGGACGTGCTGGTAAAAGCCAGCGTCGGCCAGTATCTGGCGGGCGATAAGGGCGGCACGCTGGATATCTCCAAACACTTTGACAGCGGCGTTGTGGTGGGCGGCTATGCCACCATCACCAACGTTTCGCCAGACGAGTACGGGGAAGGGGACTTCACCAAAGGGGTGTACGTGTCGATTCCGCTGGATCTGTTCTCATCAGGCCCAACCCGCAGCCGTGCGGCAGTGGGCTGGACGCCGCTGACGCGCGACGGCGGTCAGCAGCTTGGACGTAAATTCCAGCTGTATGATATGACCAGCGATAAGAACATTAACTTCCGCTGA
- the yjbE gene encoding exopolysaccharide production protein YjbE, with protein MKKVLYGIFAISALAATSVYAAPVQVGEAAGSAATSASAGSSTAASTSAVSSAVGVALAATGGGDGSNTGTTTTTTTSTQ; from the coding sequence ATGAAGAAAGTACTGTATGGCATTTTTGCCATATCTGCGCTTGCGGCGACGTCTGTCTATGCAGCTCCGGTCCAGGTCGGGGAAGCAGCAGGGTCGGCAGCGACGTCTGCGTCTGCGGGGAGTTCTACCGCAGCCAGCACCAGCGCCGTAAGTTCAGCCGTGGGTGTCGCGCTGGCGGCAACCGGTGGCGGTGATGGCTCCAATACCGGAACCACGACCACTACGACGACCAGCACCCAGTAA
- a CDS encoding YjbF family lipoprotein → MKRPAIILICLLLQACSATTKGLGHSLWDSMFGTPGVHLTDDELQNMPYASQYMQLNDGPQLFVVLAFDENGQQKWVTQDQATIVTQHSRIVKTLLGGDNLLEVNNLAEDPLIKPNQIVDGASWTRTMGWTEHKQVRYATARSTFRWDGTDSVKVGSDETQVRVLDEEVTTDQATWHNRFWVDEEGQIRQSLQYLGAGFFPVKTTLIKAAKS, encoded by the coding sequence GTGAAGCGACCTGCAATCATCCTGATTTGCCTGCTGTTGCAGGCGTGCTCAGCTACCACCAAAGGGCTGGGCCACTCACTGTGGGACAGCATGTTCGGCACGCCGGGCGTGCATCTGACCGATGACGAACTTCAGAACATGCCGTATGCCAGCCAGTACATGCAGCTAAACGATGGTCCGCAACTGTTTGTGGTGCTCGCTTTCGATGAAAACGGGCAGCAGAAATGGGTGACGCAGGATCAGGCCACCATCGTGACGCAGCATTCCCGCATCGTGAAAACGTTGCTCGGCGGCGACAACCTGCTTGAGGTGAACAACCTGGCTGAAGATCCGCTCATCAAGCCGAATCAGATTGTCGATGGCGCAAGCTGGACGCGCACGATGGGCTGGACCGAGCACAAACAGGTGCGCTACGCCACGGCCCGCTCCACCTTCCGCTGGGACGGTACGGACAGTGTCAAAGTGGGCAGCGACGAAACGCAGGTGCGCGTGCTGGATGAAGAGGTGACAACCGATCAGGCCACCTGGCATAACCGCTTCTGGGTGGACGAAGAGGGGCAAATCCGCCAGTCCTTGCAGTATCTCGGTGCCGGTTTCTTCCCGGTGAAGACCACCCTGATCAAGGCGGCGAAATCATGA
- the malE gene encoding maltose/maltodextrin ABC transporter substrate-binding protein MalE — MKIKTGARVFALSALAAMMISAPALAKIEEGKLVIWINGDKGYNGLAEVGKKFEKDTGIKVTVEHPDKLEEKFPQVAATGDGPDIIFWAHDRFGGYAQSGLLAEVTPDKAFQDKLFPFTWDAVRYNGKLIAYPIAVEALSLIYNKDLVPNPPKTWEEIPALDKELKAKGKSALMFNLQEPYFTWPLIAADGGYAFKFENGKYDVKDVGVDSAGAKKGLTFLVDLIKNKHMNADTDYSIAEAAFNKGETAMTINGPWAWTNIDKSKINYGVTLLPTFNGKPSKPFVGVLSAGINAASPNKELAKEFLENYLLTDQGLDEVNKDKPLGAVALKSFQDQLAKDPRIAATMDNAQKGEIMPNIPQMAAFWYATRTAVINAASGRQTVDAALKDAQGRITK, encoded by the coding sequence ATGAAGATCAAGACTGGCGCACGCGTTTTCGCATTGTCCGCCCTCGCAGCAATGATGATTTCCGCACCGGCTCTCGCCAAAATTGAAGAAGGTAAGCTGGTTATCTGGATTAACGGCGACAAGGGCTATAACGGTCTGGCCGAAGTGGGCAAAAAATTCGAGAAAGACACCGGTATCAAAGTCACCGTAGAGCACCCGGACAAACTGGAAGAGAAGTTCCCGCAGGTTGCGGCAACGGGCGATGGTCCGGACATTATCTTCTGGGCGCATGACCGTTTCGGGGGCTACGCGCAGTCTGGCCTGCTGGCAGAAGTTACGCCAGACAAAGCCTTCCAGGACAAACTGTTCCCGTTCACCTGGGACGCCGTTCGCTATAACGGCAAGCTGATCGCTTACCCAATCGCGGTTGAAGCCCTGTCACTGATTTACAACAAAGACCTGGTGCCAAACCCACCGAAAACCTGGGAAGAGATCCCTGCTCTGGATAAAGAGCTGAAGGCGAAGGGTAAATCCGCTCTGATGTTCAACCTGCAAGAACCGTATTTCACCTGGCCGCTGATTGCTGCCGACGGCGGCTACGCGTTCAAGTTTGAAAACGGCAAATATGACGTGAAAGACGTGGGCGTGGACAGTGCGGGCGCGAAAAAAGGTCTGACCTTCCTGGTTGACCTGATTAAGAACAAACACATGAACGCGGATACTGACTACTCCATCGCGGAAGCGGCGTTCAACAAAGGCGAAACCGCGATGACCATCAATGGTCCGTGGGCCTGGACCAACATCGACAAGAGCAAAATCAACTACGGCGTGACCCTGCTGCCAACCTTCAACGGCAAACCGTCTAAACCGTTCGTGGGTGTGCTGAGCGCAGGCATCAACGCCGCCAGCCCGAACAAAGAGCTGGCGAAAGAGTTCCTCGAAAACTACCTGCTGACCGATCAGGGTCTGGATGAAGTGAACAAGGACAAACCGCTGGGCGCCGTTGCGCTGAAATCCTTCCAGGATCAGCTGGCGAAAGATCCACGTATTGCGGCCACCATGGATAACGCCCAGAAAGGCGAAATCATGCCGAACATCCCTCAGATGGCTGCATTCTGGTACGCCACCCGTACCGCCGTCATCAACGCTGCAAGCGGTCGCCAGACTGTCGATGCCGCGCTGAAAGATGCTCAGGGTCGTATTACTAAGTAA